One region of Mus musculus strain C57BL/6J chromosome 3, GRCm38.p6 C57BL/6J genomic DNA includes:
- the S100a7l2 gene encoding S100 calcium-binding protein, ventral prostate like: protein MDQGLTPSEHKIMMLYRNFTNYALGTTVILGEKEFRKLVRSEFPNFLQEVQETPLSILLDEPKDRSFEEALNVIGRMGMVYYKKMNNNAFER, encoded by the exons ATGGACCAAGGATTGACCCCAAGTGAGCACAAAATAATGATGCTCTACAGGAACTTCACAAATTATGCTCTGGGAACGACAGTCATACTGGGTGAGAAGGAATTCAGAAAGTTGGTGAGAAGTGAATTTCCAAATTTTCTCCAG GAAGTACAAGAAACTCCTTTAAGTATACTATTGGATGAACCAAAGGACCGCAGCTTTGAAGAGGCTTTGAATGTGATAGGAAGAATGGGAATGGTGTACTACAAGAAGATGAACAACAATGCTTTTGAACGTTAG